The following proteins are co-located in the Thermus thermophilus HB8 genome:
- the aroH gene encoding chorismate mutase, which yields MVRGIRGAITVEEDTPEAIHQATRELLLKMLEANGIQSYEELAAVIFTVTEDLTSAFPAEAARQIGMHRVPLLSAREVPVPGSLPRVIRVLALWNTDTPQDRVRHVYLREAVRLRPDLESAQ from the coding sequence ATGGTCCGGGGCATCCGCGGCGCCATCACCGTGGAAGAGGACACCCCGGAGGCCATCCACCAGGCCACCCGGGAACTCCTCCTGAAGATGCTGGAGGCGAACGGCATCCAGAGCTACGAGGAGCTCGCCGCCGTCATCTTCACCGTCACCGAGGACCTCACCTCCGCCTTCCCCGCCGAGGCCGCGCGGCAGATCGGCATGCACCGGGTGCCCCTCCTCTCCGCCCGGGAGGTGCCGGTGCCGGGAAGCCTCCCCCGGGTGATCCGCGTCCTCGCCCTCTGGAACACGGACACCCCCCAGGACCGGGTGCGCCACGTCTACCTTAGGGAGGCGGTGCGGCTCCGGCCTGATCTGGAAAGCGCCCAATGA
- a CDS encoding GNAT family N-acetyltransferase, translating to MAEVHVRELKGWEEMEEVVALQREVWGRAESDLVPRGLLVAVQDEGGLVAGAFAEGRMVGFVFGFPTKDPALHHSHMLGVLEAYRGTGAALLLKRFQRDWCLARGVRRVVWTFDPMRGVNANFNLRKLGATAKTYLPDHYGPMSGINAGAPSDRLLAEWDLLSERVYARLYAPPPEPEVAGLPQANRVEGEVPLEARLDLEAERLLFQIPEDWGRILREDPALALKWREHSRLVLPHYFARGYRLVDLVRHPNRYVLAKD from the coding sequence ATGGCAGAGGTACATGTCCGCGAGCTAAAGGGCTGGGAGGAGATGGAGGAGGTGGTGGCCCTCCAGCGGGAGGTCTGGGGGCGCGCGGAAAGCGACCTGGTGCCGCGGGGCCTCCTCGTGGCCGTCCAGGACGAGGGGGGGCTCGTGGCCGGGGCCTTCGCCGAGGGGAGGATGGTGGGCTTCGTCTTCGGCTTCCCCACGAAGGACCCCGCCCTCCACCACTCCCACATGCTGGGCGTCCTGGAGGCCTACAGGGGCACGGGGGCGGCCCTCCTCCTCAAGCGCTTCCAAAGGGACTGGTGCCTGGCCCGCGGGGTGCGCAGGGTGGTCTGGACCTTTGACCCCATGCGGGGGGTAAACGCCAACTTCAACCTGCGGAAGCTCGGGGCCACGGCCAAAACCTACCTCCCCGACCACTACGGCCCCATGTCGGGCATCAACGCCGGGGCTCCCTCGGACCGGCTCCTCGCCGAGTGGGACCTCCTCTCGGAAAGGGTCTACGCCCGGCTCTACGCCCCCCCGCCCGAGCCCGAGGTGGCGGGCCTCCCCCAGGCGAACCGGGTGGAGGGGGAGGTGCCCCTCGAGGCGAGGCTGGACCTCGAGGCCGAGAGGCTCCTCTTCCAGATCCCCGAGGACTGGGGGAGGATCCTCCGGGAAGACCCCGCCCTCGCCCTAAAGTGGCGGGAGCACAGCCGCCTGGTCCTCCCCCACTACTTCGCCCGGGGCTACCGCCTGGTGGACCTCGTCCGCCACCCCAACCGGTATGTCCTGGCTAAGGACTGA
- a CDS encoding PIG-L deacetylase family protein has protein sequence MAVFAHPDDEIGAAGTLALHAQKGDRVMLVWMTRGELASQFGDTPEEEVARVREGHGAYVAGLIGAEHRFLPFQDTFLTGGREEALALARLMAEFRPDAVVTWDPMDVHPDHRATHRAVLSALKLCRIPKLVGEAHRKPVRLFHYPREDLARPWVYVDTTPTQEVAEAVFSFYQAFYRWPFTLEDFRARRRLLGQRAGVRFAEAFQTEAPLALPGLGFGPR, from the coding sequence ATGGCCGTCTTTGCCCACCCGGACGACGAGATCGGGGCGGCCGGCACCCTCGCCCTCCACGCCCAGAAGGGGGACCGGGTGATGCTCGTCTGGATGACCCGGGGGGAGCTTGCCAGCCAGTTCGGGGATACGCCGGAGGAGGAGGTGGCCCGGGTGCGGGAGGGGCACGGGGCCTACGTGGCGGGGCTCATCGGGGCCGAGCACCGCTTTTTGCCCTTCCAGGACACCTTCCTCACCGGTGGCCGGGAGGAGGCCCTGGCCCTGGCCCGGCTCATGGCCGAGTTCCGTCCGGACGCCGTGGTCACCTGGGACCCCATGGACGTCCACCCGGACCACCGGGCCACCCACCGGGCGGTGCTTTCCGCCCTGAAGCTCTGCCGCATCCCCAAACTCGTGGGAGAGGCCCACAGGAAGCCCGTGCGCCTCTTCCACTACCCCCGGGAGGACCTCGCGCGGCCCTGGGTCTACGTGGACACCACCCCCACCCAGGAGGTGGCGGAGGCGGTCTTCAGCTTCTACCAGGCGTTCTACCGCTGGCCCTTCACCCTCGAGGACTTCCGGGCCCGGAGGCGGCTTCTGGGCCAGAGGGCGGGGGTGCGGTTTGCGGAGGCGTTTCAGACGGAGGCGCCGCTTGCCCTTCCGGGCCTAGGCTTTGGGCCTCGGTGA
- a CDS encoding chloride channel protein: protein MRRPSPPAEGEAQTGPLILYSLLTGGLAGGAALLASLALKAVEARVGGLLGYLPPGPPGEGGLGQAFTGPSSPLLPLLLLPALFALSGWLASLPGAFPRARAYLAALVQLGAYSPLGREGLFGGLGLWVGEVLGKRFSRIGRVLAFAGLAAGLGASLHAPVAGALLATEMRYRGLRLEAQALAPALLGALAGFTVYGALLGYAPLVPVRAEASWGALPLGFGLGPRGRPSRHPLGSKGPGFWSGGLPAFPSPCATAFWASPWASPSSSPPRP from the coding sequence ATGCGGCGGCCTTCTCCCCCGGCGGAGGGCGAGGCCCAGACCGGTCCCCTCATCCTCTACAGCCTCCTCACAGGAGGGCTTGCGGGCGGCGCGGCCCTCCTCGCCAGCCTGGCCCTAAAGGCGGTGGAGGCGCGGGTGGGCGGCCTCCTCGGGTACCTTCCCCCTGGCCCCCCCGGGGAGGGCGGGCTCGGCCAGGCCTTCACGGGCCCCTCCTCCCCCCTCCTCCCCCTCCTCCTTCTCCCCGCCCTCTTCGCCCTTTCCGGCTGGCTGGCCAGCCTTCCCGGGGCCTTTCCCCGGGCCCGGGCCTACCTCGCCGCCCTGGTCCAGCTCGGGGCCTACTCCCCCCTGGGCCGGGAGGGGCTTTTCGGCGGCCTGGGCCTGTGGGTGGGGGAGGTCTTGGGGAAGCGGTTTTCCCGCATCGGTCGGGTCCTGGCCTTCGCGGGCTTAGCGGCGGGGCTTGGGGCGAGCCTCCACGCCCCCGTGGCCGGGGCCCTCCTCGCCACGGAGATGCGCTACCGGGGGCTCCGCCTCGAGGCCCAGGCCCTGGCCCCCGCCCTCCTCGGGGCCCTCGCCGGCTTCACCGTCTACGGGGCCCTCCTGGGCTACGCCCCCTTGGTCCCGGTCCGGGCGGAGGCCTCCTGGGGCGCCCTGCCCCTGGGCTTCGGCCTTGGGCCTCGGGGCCGCCCTTCTCGGCACCCTCTTGGCTCCAAGGGGCCGGGCTTTTGGAGCGGGGGTCTTCCCGCCTTTCCCTCCCCTTGCGCCACGGCCTTTTGGGCCTCGCCCTGGGCCTCGCCCTCCTCCTCGCCCCCGAGGCCCTAG
- a CDS encoding amidohydrolase family protein has protein sequence MSWLRTELWTAEVVYTGFGTPMLRGALAVQGGFVVGQGSLEELRARFPEGEVVHKGLALLPPPVNAHTHLDLSLLPLYRGPFAGFLSHVVAHRERRGLEGAKRGLEELLASGVGAFADIVFKDEVMDFLLQESPLPGVAFYEVFAPEPSLAEEVYRAVRRKVEAWRRREGKVKVGLSPHAPYSVSPPLLKRLAEWARAEGLPLMVHAAESPEEVAFLLRGEGPLREVYGRFAKTPWTPPGTTPVRHLHALGVLGPTTLLVHGVQVDEEEVGLLAETGTKVVLCPRSNRNLEVGEAPLALYAKHGVELALGTDSRGSSPDLDVKNEARFLWGRAEPRLLVRALTRGGYRALGLPTPRLTRGTPLSLVHFL, from the coding sequence ATGTCCTGGCTAAGGACTGAGCTCTGGACCGCCGAGGTGGTCTACACCGGCTTCGGCACCCCCATGCTCCGGGGGGCCTTGGCGGTGCAGGGCGGGTTCGTGGTGGGCCAGGGGAGCCTGGAGGAGCTGAGGGCCCGCTTCCCCGAAGGAGAGGTGGTCCACAAGGGCCTTGCCCTCCTCCCGCCCCCGGTGAACGCCCACACCCACCTGGACCTCTCCCTCCTCCCCCTCTACCGGGGGCCCTTCGCGGGCTTCCTCTCCCACGTGGTGGCCCATCGGGAAAGGCGGGGGCTGGAGGGAGCGAAAAGGGGCCTGGAGGAGCTTTTGGCTTCGGGAGTGGGGGCCTTCGCCGACATCGTCTTCAAGGACGAGGTGATGGACTTTCTCCTTCAGGAAAGCCCCCTCCCCGGGGTGGCCTTCTACGAGGTCTTCGCCCCGGAGCCCTCCCTGGCGGAGGAGGTCTATAGGGCGGTGCGGCGGAAGGTGGAGGCCTGGCGGAGGCGGGAGGGCAAGGTGAAGGTGGGCCTTTCCCCCCACGCCCCCTACTCCGTGAGCCCCCCCCTCCTCAAGCGGCTTGCGGAGTGGGCCAGGGCCGAGGGCCTCCCCCTCATGGTCCACGCGGCGGAAAGCCCCGAGGAGGTGGCCTTCCTCCTCCGGGGGGAGGGCCCCTTGCGGGAGGTGTACGGGCGCTTCGCCAAGACCCCCTGGACCCCCCCGGGCACGACCCCCGTCCGCCACCTCCACGCCCTCGGGGTCCTGGGGCCCACGACCCTCCTCGTCCACGGGGTCCAGGTGGACGAGGAGGAGGTGGGGCTCCTCGCCGAGACGGGGACCAAGGTGGTCCTCTGCCCCCGGTCCAACCGGAACCTGGAGGTGGGGGAGGCCCCCCTCGCCCTCTACGCCAAGCACGGGGTGGAGCTCGCCCTGGGCACGGACTCCCGGGGCTCAAGCCCCGACCTGGACGTGAAGAACGAGGCCCGCTTCCTCTGGGGCCGGGCGGAGCCCCGCCTCCTGGTGCGGGCCCTCACCCGGGGGGGGTACCGGGCCTTGGGCCTCCCCACGCCCAGGCTCACCCGGGGAACGCCCCTTTCTCTGGTACACTTCCTGTGA